In a single window of the uncultured Dysgonomonas sp. genome:
- the istB gene encoding IS21-like element helper ATPase IstB → MEMNKETLEKMTLLRLRGMFNAFKTSLETTQKESMTIDQFISWLVVSEWDDRRNRAIERAIRQANFRHKASIEELNFSVERGLDKNQVQRLADLSFITTQKDVFITGSTGTGKTYLATALGYEACQRGFKVMYSNTARLMGLLKSAKAKATILTELRKIERMDLLILDDFGLQPFDATARMNLLDVIEDRYGKKSTIITSQIPVKEWYDVIGEKTVADAVLDRLVHQSLRVELYGESLRKQKVNDEYK, encoded by the coding sequence ATGGAAATGAATAAAGAAACCCTGGAGAAGATGACATTACTACGCCTAAGAGGAATGTTCAATGCCTTTAAGACCAGTCTTGAGACCACCCAAAAAGAGAGTATGACTATCGACCAGTTTATCTCCTGGCTGGTTGTCAGCGAATGGGATGATAGGCGTAACAGAGCTATAGAAAGAGCCATACGTCAAGCTAACTTCCGTCACAAGGCTTCTATTGAGGAATTAAACTTCTCGGTAGAAAGAGGACTCGATAAGAATCAGGTTCAACGCTTGGCCGATCTTAGTTTTATTACAACCCAAAAGGATGTTTTTATAACAGGAAGCACAGGAACAGGTAAGACCTATCTGGCAACGGCTTTAGGATACGAAGCCTGTCAGAGAGGCTTTAAGGTCATGTACTCTAATACAGCCCGCCTGATGGGACTACTTAAGTCCGCCAAAGCAAAAGCTACTATACTGACCGAACTGAGAAAGATTGAAAGAATGGACCTGTTAATCTTGGATGACTTTGGCTTACAACCCTTCGATGCTACAGCCAGGATGAACCTGTTGGATGTCATAGAAGACAGGTATGGAAAAAAATCAACAATTATTACCTCACAGATACCGGTAAAAGAGTGGTATGATGTTATTGGAGAAAAAACAGTTGCTGATGCCGTACTTGACAGGTTAGTACATCAATCTTTAAGAGTTGAACTATATGGTGAGTCGTTAAGAAAACAAAAAGTTAATGATGAATATAAATAA
- a CDS encoding ribonuclease H: MGIISKRQKVSSIVQPQKGIATDAAHSIHNKKTQYRAIDLVSGEQLFLIDLGFQTVNIGEFLGVVHAIKYIIENNYIHKIIYTDSQTALSWVKAKKTASKKVNNDLLKAEVFLKAFAEQVDRITILHWNKKEWGEIPSDFGNK; the protein is encoded by the coding sequence ATGGGTATTATATCAAAACGTCAAAAAGTAAGTAGCATAGTGCAGCCGCAAAAAGGAATTGCAACAGATGCTGCTCATTCCATTCACAACAAGAAAACGCAGTACAGGGCAATTGACTTAGTTTCAGGAGAACAATTATTCTTGATTGACTTAGGATTTCAAACCGTTAATATCGGTGAGTTTTTAGGTGTTGTTCATGCTATAAAGTACATTATAGAGAATAATTACATCCATAAAATCATCTATACCGACAGTCAAACCGCCCTGTCCTGGGTTAAAGCAAAGAAGACAGCATCTAAAAAAGTAAATAACGATTTACTGAAAGCAGAAGTTTTTTTAAAAGCATTTGCCGAACAAGTAGACCGTATTACTATATTGCACTGGAATAAAAAAGAATGGGGTGAAATACCTTCGGATTTTGGAAATAAGTAA
- a CDS encoding HU family DNA-binding protein has translation MNKKQLIKIASETSGVPQQTLHAYLEILLNAMSTELTNGNSLTFSNFGTFKAKKQDERFVRNPKNGQVSLEKAKIKISFKASPGIYRKDDE, from the coding sequence ATGAATAAGAAGCAGCTAATCAAAATAGCATCGGAGACCAGTGGAGTACCTCAACAAACTTTACATGCTTATTTAGAAATCTTGTTAAATGCGATGTCTACAGAATTAACAAACGGTAATTCACTAACGTTTTCAAACTTTGGTACTTTTAAAGCTAAAAAACAAGATGAAAGGTTTGTTAGAAATCCTAAAAATGGGCAAGTATCATTAGAAAAAGCCAAGATAAAAATATCCTTTAAGGCTTCTCCCGGAATTTATAGAAAAGACGATGAATAA
- the istA gene encoding IS21 family transposase yields MANKTISMQKTRQVLRLRSQGKGLKAISSLVGIARNTVKKYLSRLAESKLDFETALALSDLELQSLLQDKPEVPVSSKQEILDRLLPIYCKRLKRKGVTKEMLHQEYKAKYPDGYSRSGFCRHIQIYEKTHASVMHLEHKAGDKLYIDFAGQKLSIVSIDTGEIIPVEVFVAILPCSQLTYVEAVASQRKHDLISACEHTLQYLEGVPQVIVPDNLRSAVTKSSKYEAVINEDFASFADHYACSVIPARAYKPRDKALVEGAVKLIYRSIYLRLEDRVFHDLKSLNAAIRVALEVHNNAPFSGRSYSRRDQFEEIERMTLRRLNPIRYELKEQAIVTVMKNGHVRMSEDAHYYSVPCKYIGKKVKILYTSSVVEIYYRYEKLAEHPRSYARFKYTTDKDHLASHHREYTDWNEEKFITEANAIHSDVGIYIRKVMESKAHPEQAYKSARGILSFARRVGERRLINACRWADSYGLYSYPSIENILSSGQDQVPLEDETENDSQVPNHKNIRGKDYYN; encoded by the coding sequence ATGGCAAATAAAACAATCAGTATGCAAAAAACACGTCAAGTACTCCGGCTTCGCAGTCAGGGCAAAGGTCTTAAAGCTATCAGCAGTTTGGTTGGCATTGCCCGTAATACGGTAAAAAAATATCTCTCCCGTTTAGCGGAGTCAAAATTAGACTTTGAGACAGCCTTGGCTCTGAGTGATTTGGAGCTGCAATCACTATTACAGGATAAGCCGGAGGTTCCGGTAAGTAGCAAACAAGAGATTTTAGATCGTTTACTGCCCATCTATTGTAAACGCCTAAAACGCAAAGGAGTCACGAAAGAGATGCTCCACCAGGAATATAAGGCTAAGTACCCCGATGGTTACTCCCGTTCCGGCTTTTGCCGTCATATCCAGATCTACGAGAAGACACATGCTAGTGTGATGCATCTGGAGCACAAGGCAGGGGATAAACTCTACATTGACTTTGCGGGTCAAAAACTTTCCATTGTTAGTATTGATACCGGAGAAATTATCCCCGTTGAAGTTTTTGTCGCGATCCTTCCCTGCAGCCAACTAACCTATGTAGAGGCAGTAGCCAGTCAACGTAAACACGACCTTATCTCAGCCTGCGAACATACGCTTCAATACCTGGAGGGCGTTCCTCAGGTCATTGTTCCCGATAATTTGCGTTCAGCGGTAACCAAGAGCAGTAAATACGAAGCTGTCATAAACGAAGACTTCGCCAGCTTTGCAGACCATTATGCTTGCAGTGTTATCCCGGCCCGAGCCTACAAACCTCGAGATAAGGCACTGGTTGAGGGAGCGGTCAAATTAATCTATCGCAGTATATATCTGAGACTCGAAGACAGGGTCTTCCATGACCTCAAGAGTTTAAATGCAGCTATCAGAGTTGCTTTAGAAGTTCATAACAATGCACCCTTCTCAGGTCGCAGCTACTCTCGCAGAGATCAGTTTGAAGAGATTGAGCGAATGACTTTAAGAAGGCTTAATCCTATCCGCTATGAGCTAAAGGAACAGGCTATAGTAACCGTAATGAAGAATGGTCATGTACGTATGAGTGAAGATGCTCATTATTACAGTGTCCCTTGTAAATATATCGGCAAGAAAGTGAAGATACTTTACACATCTTCTGTGGTTGAGATTTACTATCGCTATGAAAAGCTAGCGGAACATCCACGTTCTTATGCCCGCTTTAAATACACTACCGATAAAGATCATCTGGCTTCCCATCATAGGGAGTATACGGATTGGAACGAAGAAAAGTTTATAACAGAAGCTAATGCGATCCATAGTGATGTGGGAATCTATATCCGTAAAGTCATGGAGTCCAAAGCTCATCCCGAACAAGCTTATAAGTCTGCCCGTGGTATCCTCAGCTTTGCCCGCAGAGTTGGAGAAAGACGCCTTATCAATGCTTGCAGATGGGCTGACAGTTACGGTCTGTACAGCTATCCGAGTATCGAAAATATCCTTTCCAGCGGTCAGGATCAGGTTCCATTAGAGGATGAAACGGAAAATGACAGCCAAGTTCCTAATCATAAAAATATAAGAGGCAAAGATTATTACAATTAA